The Methanofervidicoccus sp. A16 genome has a segment encoding these proteins:
- a CDS encoding ABC transporter substrate-binding protein produces the protein MRSISHFIILSLIALTSIPISFGLQMGDINRDGDVNIADVVYLFKNREVPLEEGDLNCDNTINIADVVFLFKNYDRFRSPVVFAEKFILEPNWDNGYCYLEDSKGNKFLLVMNGSTGPDIPGATKITVPVQRIVTVFYSPVISTADILNKYHDTIKGAPKYAIHKSPKLTELYKEGKVLNTGSAKSMNYEVVLNISPDIVFLGDWATHDEMETKLKELGITVARCFTYEEPTYLGRIEWAKFVATFWGEDAYKEANEYFQRAWYERNNLLRTVSKSDNYPTVVNFWKWSDTSTPSVPEAQNFYAKLIDQFHGKYVFSDIPGTGSTKIDPETFIERARNADIVILRTTKKITKKEDLLNVYPTSGFENFKAFKEGRFYVSKPDYYVWEARDPIGYMEDYAKMIHPELFPDGDNNLKYHVKLG, from the coding sequence ATGAGGAGTATATCTCACTTTATTATCCTGTCTCTAATAGCACTAACATCAATCCCCATATCCTTTGGACTCCAGATGGGAGATATAAACAGAGATGGAGATGTAAATATTGCTGATGTGGTTTATCTATTTAAAAACAGAGAGGTGCCTCTTGAAGAAGGAGATCTAAACTGTGATAACACCATAAACATTGCAGATGTGGTGTTTCTATTTAAAAACTACGACAGATTCAGAAGTCCTGTAGTATTTGCCGAAAAATTCATCTTAGAACCAAACTGGGATAATGGATACTGTTATTTAGAAGATTCCAAAGGGAATAAATTTTTATTGGTGATGAATGGAAGTACAGGGCCAGATATTCCAGGTGCGACAAAGATAACAGTTCCTGTACAGAGAATAGTTACTGTATTTTATTCTCCTGTTATCTCCACGGCGGATATTCTAAATAAGTATCACGATACCATAAAAGGAGCTCCTAAATATGCTATACATAAGTCTCCTAAACTTACGGAACTTTATAAAGAAGGTAAGGTACTAAATACTGGTTCTGCTAAGAGCATGAACTACGAAGTGGTACTTAACATATCTCCAGATATAGTATTCCTAGGAGATTGGGCCACCCATGATGAGATGGAGACGAAACTAAAGGAGTTAGGTATAACTGTAGCAAGGTGTTTCACCTACGAAGAACCTACATACCTTGGAAGAATAGAGTGGGCAAAATTTGTTGCGACCTTCTGGGGTGAGGATGCATACAAGGAGGCAAATGAATACTTCCAGAGAGCTTGGTATGAAAGAAATAATTTATTGAGAACAGTAAGTAAATCAGACAACTATCCAACTGTCGTCAACTTCTGGAAATGGAGTGATACAAGTACACCCTCTGTTCCCGAGGCTCAGAACTTCTATGCAAAGTTGATAGATCAATTCCATGGTAAATATGTATTCAGCGACATTCCTGGAACAGGTTCTACAAAAATAGACCCTGAGACTTTCATAGAGAGGGCAAGAAATGCCGATATAGTTATACTACGAACAACTAAAAAGATCACAAAGAAAGAAGATCTATTGAATGTATATCCAACCTCAGGATTTGAAAACTTTAAGGCCTTTAAAGAGGGAAGATTCTACGTATCAAAACCAGATTACTACGTATGGGAGGCAAGGGATCCTATTGGATACATGGAGGATTACGCTAAGATGATACATCCTGAGTTGTTCCCAGATGGAGATAATAACTTAAAGTATCATGTGAAACTTGGATAA
- the frhA gene encoding coenzyme F420 hydrogenase subunit alpha has product MAQTIDITPTTRHEGHAKLILEVDEEELVSRAYYINTTPVRGFGTMLVGRPAEFAPIAVMRICGICQTTHGIASCSAIEDAIGCEIPDDGLLLRELVGLGNRMHSHPLHHLLTIEDFVKPEEKDLKIDTIKLIQRMRKVGQLIVDIVGGEGIHPPNIVIGGMRTNISERAKAKLYYALKQYEKDAYMMYEIYEGLIERYLEEVGIPDLGSHDYPYIASHTTYGDKYAINWDGVVEIPPQRYYKDSKIGESTSVMIPLYEGVPAEGGPRARLVKFGNFRTGGSAMDINIARAKENLGAVYRAMEILDELDINGKTRTTPEYRDGFGIGVHEAPRATNTHFAEVGKDGKIKSYKIIAASTWNFPIVEKAIEGYPHQYAEVIMRAYDIUASCATHVIVKDEESKEIIEIRRI; this is encoded by the coding sequence GTGGCTCAGACTATAGATATTACACCAACTACCAGACATGAAGGTCATGCTAAATTAATACTAGAGGTCGATGAAGAAGAATTAGTAAGTAGGGCCTACTATATAAATACTACCCCAGTAAGGGGCTTTGGAACTATGTTGGTAGGAAGACCTGCTGAATTTGCCCCAATTGCAGTTATGAGAATATGCGGTATATGTCAAACTACCCATGGTATAGCCTCCTGTAGTGCAATTGAGGATGCAATCGGTTGTGAGATACCAGATGATGGACTTTTATTAAGAGAACTGGTAGGATTAGGAAATAGAATGCACTCCCATCCACTTCATCACTTACTAACTATCGAGGATTTTGTGAAACCTGAAGAAAAAGATCTAAAAATTGACACTATAAAACTTATCCAGAGGATGAGGAAGGTTGGACAGTTAATAGTGGATATTGTAGGAGGAGAAGGCATCCATCCTCCAAATATCGTAATAGGGGGTATGAGGACAAATATCTCTGAGAGGGCCAAAGCAAAGTTGTACTATGCATTAAAACAGTACGAAAAAGATGCTTATATGATGTATGAAATATATGAGGGATTGATAGAGAGATACTTGGAAGAGGTTGGTATTCCAGATCTAGGATCCCATGACTACCCATATATAGCATCCCATACAACCTACGGAGACAAGTACGCTATAAACTGGGATGGTGTGGTGGAGATACCACCTCAGAGATACTATAAAGATAGTAAAATTGGAGAAAGTACTTCAGTGATGATACCTCTCTACGAAGGTGTTCCTGCAGAGGGAGGTCCAAGGGCTAGGTTAGTTAAATTTGGGAACTTTAGAACTGGAGGAAGTGCGATGGATATAAACATTGCAAGGGCTAAGGAGAACTTAGGGGCAGTGTATAGGGCTATGGAGATACTAGATGAGTTGGATATAAATGGAAAGACTAGAACAACACCTGAATACAGGGACGGTTTTGGTATAGGTGTCCATGAGGCACCAAGGGCTACAAATACCCACTTTGCAGAGGTTGGGAAAGATGGAAAGATTAAGTCTTACAAGATTATAGCAGCATCAACCTGGAACTTCCCGATAGTTGAGAAGGCTATTGAGGGCTATCCTCATCAGTATGCAGAGGTTATAATGCGTGCCTACGACATATGAGCATCATGTGCAACCCATGTAATTGTGAAAGATGAAGAGAGTAAAGAGATAATAGAGATAAGAAGAATTTAA
- the frhD gene encoding coenzyme F420-reducing hydrogenase, FrhD protein has translation MENLNPSYFKEIMVLGCGNILFGDDGFGYHVIEKLRDLLTEEEKKRVALVDAGIGAPHQVLSLIDDTTKTKKIIVVDTIDYNLKPGEIKILKKEDLPDPKSSRLDIHNWPLASILKEICEKYNIDLLVVGCQGKYVPKPDVYIGLSKEVKESIDKAVEIILKEIRKNNREG, from the coding sequence ATGGAGAATTTAAACCCATCCTACTTTAAGGAAATAATGGTTTTAGGCTGTGGAAATATCCTATTTGGAGACGACGGTTTCGGCTATCATGTGATAGAGAAACTTAGAGATCTACTAACGGAGGAGGAGAAAAAAAGAGTAGCCCTTGTAGATGCAGGGATAGGGGCACCTCACCAGGTACTCTCCCTTATAGATGACACCACTAAAACGAAGAAGATAATCGTTGTAGATACTATAGATTACAACCTAAAACCTGGGGAGATAAAGATATTAAAAAAGGAGGATCTACCAGATCCTAAGAGCTCTAGGTTGGATATACATAACTGGCCTTTAGCCAGTATCTTAAAGGAGATATGTGAAAAGTACAATATAGATCTCCTTGTGGTAGGTTGTCAGGGGAAGTATGTACCAAAACCTGATGTGTACATTGGACTTAGTAAAGAGGTTAAGGAGAGTATCGATAAAGCAGTGGAGATAATCCTAAAGGAGATAAGAAAGAACAATAGAGAGGGATAA
- the frhG gene encoding coenzyme F420 hydrogenase subunit gamma, translating into MEDKKITVAHVQLCSCCGCLISLTDTYEKLLDVLNNIDLVYCQTLMDVRKIPEADVILVEGGVCLDDHHAMEMAKKVREKGKTVVALGACAAVGGIIRFTKGGQMPKPVQGSFSSLAEVIKCDLAIPGCPPSPELIVDVITAVIKGDAEYLKPFVKYAEGKSEACGCDLITNVINKSLCMGCGVCSASCPTRAIEMVDGRPLVSSQLCIKCGVCSFQCPRIEG; encoded by the coding sequence ATGGAGGATAAAAAGATAACTGTAGCACATGTACAGTTATGTAGTTGCTGTGGATGTTTAATATCTCTAACAGATACTTACGAGAAACTTTTAGACGTTCTAAACAATATAGATCTTGTATACTGTCAGACACTGATGGATGTAAGGAAGATCCCTGAGGCAGATGTTATCTTAGTAGAAGGTGGTGTATGTCTAGATGATCACCATGCCATGGAGATGGCGAAGAAGGTTAGAGAAAAGGGTAAAACAGTGGTAGCCTTAGGTGCATGTGCAGCGGTAGGAGGTATTATAAGATTCACCAAAGGAGGACAGATGCCTAAACCTGTTCAGGGTTCTTTCTCCTCTCTAGCAGAGGTAATAAAGTGTGATCTGGCAATACCTGGATGTCCACCATCTCCAGAGTTAATAGTAGATGTGATCACTGCAGTTATAAAGGGGGATGCCGAGTATCTAAAGCCCTTTGTTAAATATGCAGAGGGTAAAAGTGAAGCCTGTGGATGCGATCTGATAACTAACGTTATAAACAAATCCCTATGTATGGGATGTGGCGTCTGTTCAGCCTCCTGTCCAACAAGGGCCATAGAGATGGTTGATGGGAGACCATTAGTATCCTCCCAACTCTGTATAAAGTGTGGAGTATGTTCCTTCCAATGTCCAAGAATCGAAGGTTAA
- the frhB gene encoding coenzyme F420 hydrogenase subunit beta: protein MEPLGSYKSIISARATDKRILKRSQDGGIVSAVFIYGLENNLLDGVIVADKEENFKPVPKVATTPEEVLEAAGTKYTVCPNLSVLKSAVREYACEKIGVVGTPCQIISTRKALKYPVGFRHLKDKVKLLLGIFCMENFPYMGMKTIVEELCGVKLEDVVKMDIGKGKFWVYTRWGETKSIKLKKTHPYEQTSCHVCTDYTAELSDISTGSVGSPDGWSTVIVRSEKGEEIINKMIEEGYLETKPVDEGKFGLGILKKLALTKKEKNMKEIEHRKELGLPVPPHTCH from the coding sequence ATGGAACCTCTGGGAAGTTATAAAAGCATAATATCAGCAAGAGCTACAGATAAGAGGATACTTAAGAGATCTCAAGATGGAGGTATAGTCTCTGCAGTGTTCATATACGGATTGGAGAACAACCTCTTAGATGGAGTTATCGTAGCAGATAAGGAGGAGAACTTTAAACCTGTACCAAAGGTTGCCACCACACCTGAGGAGGTATTGGAGGCAGCAGGTACTAAATATACAGTATGTCCAAATCTCAGTGTTTTAAAAAGTGCTGTAAGGGAGTACGCCTGTGAAAAGATCGGGGTAGTTGGTACACCATGTCAGATAATATCCACGAGGAAGGCTCTTAAGTATCCAGTAGGATTTCGACACTTAAAGGACAAGGTTAAACTACTTCTAGGTATATTCTGTATGGAGAACTTCCCATACATGGGTATGAAAACTATAGTAGAGGAACTCTGTGGTGTGAAGTTGGAGGATGTAGTGAAGATGGATATTGGAAAGGGTAAATTCTGGGTTTATACAAGGTGGGGAGAGACAAAATCCATTAAACTGAAGAAAACCCACCCCTATGAACAGACATCCTGTCATGTATGTACAGACTATACTGCAGAGTTGTCAGATATCTCAACAGGTTCAGTAGGTAGTCCAGACGGTTGGAGTACTGTGATTGTAAGAAGTGAGAAGGGAGAGGAAATCATTAATAAAATGATAGAGGAAGGTTATTTAGAAACTAAACCTGTAGATGAGGGTAAGTTTGGATTAGGTATACTTAAGAAACTTGCACTTACTAAAAAGGAGAAAAATATGAAGGAGATCGAGCATAGGAAGGAGTTAGGATTGCCTGTACCACCTCATACATGTCATTAA
- the mvp gene encoding hyperpolarization-activated voltage-gated potassium channel, with product MKLSPKTLKKSIYNPKIYNTLEILGILCTLEILISFILSTYNPPYQHILIKLDFISISILSLQFLYKLIGTRDKLRFLRNIYNIIDAVVIGAFILYLLQIWATNAIVSLRIINTVRVLVLLRIVKFKHLRLSREMINFITILTYSFIISSFIWLVENEANPGINNFADAFYFTVISLTTVGYGDITPVTPWGKGIIVLSILYLVSGLITKIQSLLYRELEKKRGRE from the coding sequence ATGAAACTATCTCCAAAAACACTTAAAAAGAGTATATACAACCCTAAAATATACAACACCCTTGAAATACTAGGGATACTCTGTACCTTAGAAATACTTATCTCCTTTATTCTCTCAACGTACAATCCACCTTATCAACATATTCTCATAAAATTAGATTTCATATCTATATCTATTCTCTCCCTTCAATTTCTCTATAAATTAATAGGCACTAGGGATAAACTAAGATTCCTAAGAAATATCTACAATATAATCGACGCCGTAGTTATTGGAGCCTTTATTCTCTACCTTCTACAGATATGGGCCACAAATGCAATTGTTAGTTTAAGGATAATCAATACTGTTAGGGTTCTAGTACTTCTAAGAATTGTAAAGTTTAAACATCTTAGACTCAGTCGTGAGATGATAAACTTTATCACAATCTTAACCTACAGTTTTATAATATCCAGTTTTATATGGCTGGTGGAGAACGAGGCAAATCCAGGTATAAACAACTTTGCAGATGCTTTCTACTTCACAGTGATATCTCTGACTACAGTAGGGTATGGAGACATTACTCCTGTAACTCCCTGGGGGAAGGGGATAATTGTACTCTCTATACTGTATCTAGTATCTGGACTTATAACTAAGATACAATCCCTCCTTTACAGAGAGTTGGAGAAAAAAAGAGGTAGAGAGTAG